The Sphingomonas sp. G-3-2-10 DNA window CGCTCCGCCGACGGGGCCGGCAGCATGGCCAGCGCAATCGTGCCAAGCGCGGCGGTTCGCGGCCAGCCCGGCTCACCCACAACATCGGAGGCATGATGTGGCGAGTTGCGGACGAAGGCGAGGAACTCCGGATCGCCGGTGGTGGCGAGCAGCTCAGCCGCGGCCCAGTAGAATTCGTCCGACACGTCATTGTCGCCATAGCCGCCGCTACCGGTAAAGTTCCCTGTCGCAAAGACTTGCGGGTTGTTCTTCGCAGCGACCCATGCGCGGCGGGCTGCAGTGAGGCAGCGGGCAGCGAACGCGTCATCGATCCCCTTCCAGATACGGGCGCATTGCGCGGCAGTGGCGGCGAGGTTCAAGGTCGCGGAAGTTGTCGGCGGGTAAAGCAGCCGGTCTTCCCTGTCGTCCGCAGGGCGCATCGGCAGGGCGGTCCAGTTGCGATCGGCGACCTTGAGATGCGCCATGCCGCCCGCGTCAACTTCGGTGAGCGCAACCGTCGCTTCGCGGGCGAAGTGGCCGATAGGGAGCATCGCCTTCGTCCCCTGCGGCACCTGCATGGCGAGCATGAATTCCATCTCGAACCGCGTTTCGTCGAGCAGGTCGTTGATGCCGTTTCCGGCCTCGGGGATGTTCAGTTTGCCGTCGGCGAAGGCAGGGCTTTTGAGATGTTCATAGGCGCTCTGGAGGGTCCAGAGGCTGATGCCGCCATTGACGACGTACTTGCCGTGATCGCCTGCGTCGTACCAGCCGCCCTTCACGTCGAGCTTATAGGCGCAGCCGGGCCAGACGATGCCGCGCAGATCGGTGCCGGCGAAACAGGGGGCGGTTTCGGTAACATGGCCGGCGGGGCGCGCCCATTTGGCGCCGACATAGCGGGCCTCGATCGGGACACCGGCGCGCTGGTGGTAGAAGAAGGCGAGCGCGTCGCTGGCGAGATTGCCGCGAATGTTGGCGGCGATGGCGAAGGGACGGCTGGTGAAGCTGCCCGCGTGCAGGGTGTAGCCTTTGCCCGGAATGGCGAAGTCGGTGAAATCGATGATGTGGACGGATTCGCCTGCCAGCGGATCGGGGCCGTGGGGTTGGGTCTTGCCGGTGCGGATGGGTTTGCCGGTGGCGTCGTGGAGTTGCCAGTCGAGGGGGATTTTGGAGTCGCTGGCGAGGATGGCGCGCTTGGGGCTGGTTGGGGTGAAGCCGAGTTGGTTCAGGCGGATCGCTGGCAGTTCTTCATGCCTCCCCGGAACGGGGAGGGGGACCGCGACGCGAAGCGGCGTGGTGGAGGGGCCCCTGCCCCAAGCGAAGCCTTCGTTGAGGGCGGGCCCCCTCCACCATCCTTCGGATGGTCCTCCTCCCCGTTCCGGGGAGGAATTTGGGGTCGTCGCACCACATAGCAGCAGCGCCAGTGCGAGCGGCGTCGCGTAGCGGATCATTGGCCCGATTTCGCGTAGGGGCCGAAGGTGGTGCCGATGAAGCCGCCGGCGGTCTTCGTGCTGAACTGTTTGGCGTCGATGCTGGCGAGGGTGCGCCATTTGCCGGGGGTGGTGGCGTAGGCGAAGTCGTAGGTCGTGCCGCTGGCGGTGATGCGCAGCCAGACGGGGGCGCCGGGTCTGGTGGCGAGCGGGGCGCTGGCCAGCGTGCGGCCGGTGGCGGGTTCCTTGTCTCCTGCCCGGCCCTCGACCAGCAGGACCGGCTTGCCGCCTTCCATGCCGATACCGACAAAGCCCCAATAGTCGTCGCTCTGGAGCGCGACGAGGCCGGCGCGGTCGCCATTCTTTCCGGGCGTGAAGCGGACGAGGGTTTCGGCGACGCCGTTCATATTCTGCTGGCGGCGGCCGAGGAAAGACGGGTTGGCATTGTCGCCCAGCCCCTCGGGCCGCGCGGTGAGGACGAGCGCGCCCTTGTCGAAACCGTACCAGTTGCTGCGCGGGTTGCGGAGCATCATCCATTCGGGGCCGAGCTTGCCGCGATCGAATTCCTCGCGGACATGCATCGGGCCGCTGGTGACGCGCTTCGGCTGGGCGGGGAGCGCGGGTTTGGCGTGGACGTAGGGGATCGGCTTGCCGCGCTCGAGGATGGTCGGCCAGCCATCCTTCCATTCGACCGGGAGCAGGAAGGTCTCACGGCCGGTATTGTAATAATCGCCTTCGTACGGGCGGACCGCGAGGAAGGTTGCCCACCATTTGCCATCGGGCGTGGTGACGAGCTGGGCATGGCCTGCGGACGTGATCGGGTGGGCGCGATCGCGCGGCAGATCGCGCTGGGTGAGCATCGGGTTGTTCGGGCCGGGGACATAGGGGCCGGTGACCGATTTGGAGCGGAGGATGACCTGGCTATGGCCCTCCGCCGTGCCGCCTTCGGCTGCGCTGAGATAATACCAGCCATCTTTCTTGAAGATATGCGGGCCTTCGATCCAGATCGGCTTGGTGCTGATGTCGATCCCGCCATCGACGACCATCGTCCGCGGGCCGAAGGTCTTGAGCGTCTTGAGGTCGATCTCCTGCACCCATAGCGCGCGGTGCCCTTCATATTTGGGCGGATCGGCGGGGGTGTCGTTGTTGATGATCCAGGTACGGCCATCCTCGTCGAAGAACAGCGAGGGATCGATGCCGTATTTGAGATCGGGGAGGAACACGGGGTCCGACCAGGGGCCGGCAGGATTCCTTGCGGTGATGACGAAATTCCACCCGCAATCGACGCAGGTGTTGAGGATGTAGAATACCCCGTCCTTGTGCTGGATCGTCGGGGCGAAGACGCCGCGCGAGAGGCCGAGCTGTTTGAAATCGAGCTGGGCGGGCCGATCGATCGCGTTGCCGATCTGGGTCCAGTTGACCAGATCCTTGCTGTGGAAGACCGGGATGCCGGGGAAATAGCTGAAGGTGGAGGTGACGAGGTAGAAATCGCTGCCGACGCGGGTGACCGACGGGTCGGGATAGAAGCCGCCGAGGATGGGGTTTCTATAGTCGGTCGCGGCGGGCTTCAGCGTGGTTTCGACGGGATCGCTGCCCTTATAGTCGAACCAGTCGAAGCGGGCAGTTTGCGCGGATGCGGAAGTGGCGGACAGCAGCATGGTGGCGGCGAGCAAGGCGCGGCGCATTTCTCTCTCCCGGTGGTTCGTTAGCGCTATCATGACGGGACGAGACGCGGGTGTCCAGCGTTGTCAGGGCTGTTCCCTCCCGCCTTCGGAGAAGGAGGGGCCCGCAAAGCGGGAGGATGAGGGTCTTCTTCCTTTTCGCTCGCCTCGATGAAGAAGAAGACCCTCACCCAACCCTCTCCCGCGAAGGCGGGAGGGGCTAAGAAGGCAACAGATTTAGGCGCGCCCCGGCCAGACGAATTCGGCGGCCTTGCAGGTCTTTTCGATGAATTCGAAATGGCCCGGCATCCAGTGGACCGAGTTGCGCGTGACCTGGCGGATTTCCTCCATCCGGCTGCGGAACATCTCGTCGGGCATTTCGTCGACGATCGGATCGTAACGGCCCGGGGTAATCCCCTGCCCCATCATCACCGCGTACCAGCTGGTGTCGTTGAACAGCTCGTCATGTTCTCGGAAGACGCGGCCGGTGGATTTGAAGATCGCGATCTTCTCGGCGAGGTAATCACTGACCTGCATCGTGCGGCAGCGGTCCCAATAGGGCGTGTCGTCGCGTTCGGTGGCGTGGTAATGCAGGATCAGGAAGTCGCGGATCTTTTCGTACTCCCACGTCATCCAGCGATTGTAGAGGCCGATTTCCGCCTCGCCCATCGCGCGGGTGGGGAGCAGGGTCATCAGGCGCGAGATGCCGACCTGGATCAGGTGGATGCTCTGGGATTCGAGCGGCTCCATGAAGCCTGCCGAGAGGCCGATGGCGACGACATTCTTGTCCCAGCTCTTGCGGCGGCGGCCGGCGGTGAATTTGAGGCGGAGCGGGTCGGCCAGCGGTTCGCCGTCGAGATTGTCGAGCAGGATCGCGGTGGCTTCGTCGTCGCTCATATGGGCCGAGCTATAGGCGTGGCCGTTGCCGAGGCGGTGCTGGAGCGGAATGCGCCATTGCCAGCCCGCCGGACGCGCGGTGGCGCGGGTCACGGGGCGGAGCGAGCCGCCGAGCGTGCAGGGCACCGCGACGGCGCGGTCGTTCATCAGCCACTCGGACCAGTCCTCGTATCCAGCGCCGAGCGTCTGTTCGATGAGGAGGCCGCGGAAGCCGCTGCAGTCGATGTAGAAATCGGCTTCGATCGTCTCGCCTTTCTCGGTCTGGATCGACTGGACGAAGCCGGTTTCGGGGTGCTGCTTCACATCGACGATGCGGCCCTCGACGCGCTTCACGCCGCGCGCTTCGGAATATTCGCGGAGATATTTGGCGTAGAGGCCGGCGTCGAAATGGAAGGCGTAAGCGATGTCGGCGAGCGGGGAATTGCCGGCGTTCGGAACCGGGCGGGAGAATTTGGCTTCCTCGGCACCGAGGGCCTGGAGGGAATATTCGTCGAGCCTGCCGCCATGTCCTTCGGCAAGGGCGCGGAGGTAGAAGGCGTGGAAGCTGACCCCGCCCATGTCGACGCCGTAGGGGCCGAAGGGGTGGTAATAGCGTTCGCCGATGCGGCGCCAGTCGACGAACTCGATCGCGAGCTTGAACGTCGCCTGCGTCTTGCGGACGAAATCATCCTCGTCGAGGCCGAGCAGGCGGTTGAAGATGCGGATCTGGGGGATGGTGGATTCGCCGACGCCGACCGTGCCGATCGCTTCGGATTCGATCACCGTGACTTTCGTGAAGCCATCGGTGAGGAAGCGGGCGAGCGCGGCGGCGGTCATCCAGCCTGCGGTGCCGCCGCCGACGATCAGGATGTGGCGGAGGCGGTTGTCTTCAGTCATGCGGGGACCTTCATGTCGGGCGTGGCCGCGGCGTGCTGCGCGAGCCAGAGATGGTGGGCCGGCATCGCCTGTGTGGCGCGGGCGAAGGCGGCGCGGATGCGGTCGAGCTTGTTCGCGATGTCGGCGGGGTCGAGCGCGTCGGCGAGACGGTCCCAGCCTTGCGGAGTAACTTCCTGCCCGAGCATCACCGCGACCCAGCTGGATTCGGCGAACAGCTCGTCCTCGTAGCGGAAGAAGCGGCCGTGACCGCGGAACAGGTCGAGCTTGCGTTGCAGCGTCTCGGGAATCGCCATCTCGCGGGTGCGGCGCCAGAGGTCGCCGGTGCGGCGCTGATTGGCGTGGTAATGGAGGATGACGAAGTCGCGGACCTGCTCGAGCTGGAGGATGCTGAGGCGGTTGTACTCGTCGCGCTCTACCGGTGAGAAACCGCGATCGGGGAAGAGGGCGAGCAGCTTCGACACGCCGGTCTGGATGAAGTGGATGCTGGTCGATTCGAGCGGTTCGATGAAGCCGCTGGCGAGGCCGAGGCTGACGCAGTTCTTCGCCCAGATCTCAGACCGGCGGCCGGCTTCGAAACGGATGATGAAGGGATCGCGGAGCGGTTCGCCGTCCAGATTGGACAGGAGCGTTTCGCGAGCCGCGTCGTCGGTGATGTCGGCGCTGGAATAGACATAGCCGTTGCCGATGCGGTGTTGCAGCGGGATGCGCCATTGCCAGCCGGCTTCGTGCGCCGTCGAGCGAGTATAGGGGGTGATCTCCGCGCCTGACGCCGCACAGGGGACGGCCATCGCGCTGTCGCATTGGAGCCAGTGTTTCCAGCTCTCCCACCCGGTCTTGAGCGCGCCGGCGATGAGGAGGCCGCGAAAGCCGCTGCAATCGAGCCAGAGGTCGCCGGTGACGTGCCGGTCGCCTTCGAGCGCGACGCTTTCGATGAAGCCGGTTTCGCCGTTCAGGGCGACGTCGAGGATCTTGCCTTCGACGCGCTTCACGCCGCGCGCTTCCGCATAGGCGCGGAGATATCTGGCGTAGAGACCGGCGTCGAAATGATAGGCGTAGTTGAGGCGCGAGCGAGCGTCGCCGGGATCGGCGACGGGGGGCGTGTAGCGGTTCTGGCGCATCGCGACGGCGCAGAGATTGTAATCCTCGATCCCGCTCGCCTGCCCGCTTTCGACGAGCTTGCGCCAGTAGTGGTGGAACTTCACCCCTTCGATGTCGAAGCCGAACTCGCCGAAAGGATGGCTGTAGCGATGGCCCTCGCGGGTCCAGTCGACGAACTCGATGCCGAGCTTGATCGAGCCTTTGGTGGCGCGAAGGAAATCGGCTTCGTCGATGCCGAGCAGGCCGTTGAAGTTGCGGATCGGCGGGATGGTCGCCTCCCCCACCCCGACCGTGCCGATCGCGTCGGATTCGACGAGGGTGACGGCGACGCCGGCGGGGACGAGCTTCGAGAGCGCGGCGGCGGACATCCAGCCCGCGGTGCCGCCGCCGACAATGACGATCTGGCGGATCGGCTCGCCGTTCACCGCAGCGCCTCGGCATGGCTGGGCATGGTCTTCGCGGTCTCGATCAATATCTGGCGCAGGCGCGCGAAATGCTGCGTCAGCGCGGGTTCGGGGATGGTATCGGCAAGCGCATCGTAGCGCCGGGGGCGAAGGCCCTGTTCGTCCAGCAGGCTGACCCAGTCGGGACGATCGAAGATTTCCTCGTCATACATCGGCACGCGGCCCCGGCTGGCGAACAGATCGAGCTTGTATTGCAGTTGTTCGGGCACGGCCATCGCGCGGGCGGCATCCCATAGAGGTTCGCCGAACCGGCCGTTGGTCTTGTAATGGGCAATGACGAAATCGCGCGCACGCTCGGCCTCGCCGTGGAGGATGCGGTTATACTCGGCGGCTTCCGGACCGGCGGCGGCGTTGGGGAAAAGCATCAGCAGACGGCGCAGACCGCTCCGGACGAGATGGAGGCCGACGGGGTGGACCGGATCGACCAGCGACGCCGCGGCGCCGAGGGCGATGCAGTTCGCGGTCCAGAAGCTGGCGCGGCGGCCGGATTCGAACGCCACGCCGCCAAGATCGGCATGAGCGGAGGACGAGAGGATCGCATCGCCCTGCCCGCCGACCAACGGCACCGTGCGGCGCCAGCCCGAAGCATGGGCGGCGGCGACGGTATAGGAGGGCGGGACACCTTCGGCGGGATTGGCGGATTCGATCACGCGATCGCAGGGAAGCCAGTGTTTCCAGCTTTCGAACGGCGAAAGCGCGGAAGCCAGCACCGCCTGCGCGCCCGAGCAATCGAGGAACAGGTCGCCGGTGATTTCCGCGCCGTTTTCGAGCGTGATCGATTCGACGCGATCGCTGATCTTCGCCGAGCGAAACGGCGCGGCGTGATGAGTCACGCCCTTCGCGGCCGATTGCAGCAGCCTGGCGAAGCTCGCCTTGTCGAGATTGAGACCGTAATCGAGCGTCGAGAGCGGCGAGCGGGGGTCGTTGCTCGGACGCGCAAAGCGGTCCGCCTGTGCGGCGATGGCGGCAAGCGAGAAATCGGCGAGGCGGAGCGGCTGACCGGTGGCGCGATAGCGCGCGGCAAGCTGATGGAAGGCGACGGGACCCATCGGCGCGCCGGTTTCGCCATAGGGCAGGAACCAGGTGACGCCCTCCCCCGCCCAGCCGGCGATCGCCGCGCCGAGCGTGAAGCTGCCGCGCGCGGCGCGCATCATCGCGGCTTCATCGAGACCGTGATCGATCAGGAAGCGCGCGAAACCGGGCAGCGTCGATTCGGCGGGGCCGAACGGACCAATGCTCGCGTCCGGACCGGCGACATCGACGAGCGCAATATTACGCCCGCTGCCGTCCAGACCGCGCAACAGCGCCAGGGCGCTCATCCATCCGGCGACGCCGCCGCCGACAATGACGATATCGCGGACCATCAGGCGGCCCGTGCGGCGAGCTGGGCCAGCACCGTTTCGTGCGTGGGCATGGCTTCGGCCGCCTGTGTGTAGCGCCCGCGCATCGCCGCCATCATCGCGATCACTTCGTCATCGCTCACCTTGTCGCCGAGCGGATCGGGGTGTCGCGGATGGACGCGCTGGCCGAGATAGACGGCAAGCCAGCTCGGTTCGAGGAACATGCCGTCGCGATAATTCACCACCACCCCGCGCTCCCGGAACAGTTCCATCTTCCACGCCACGCTGTCGGGCACGGTCATGGTGCGGCAGTAATTCCAGAACTCCGAATCGTCCCGTTCGGTGGCGTGATAATGGAGGATGATGAAATCGCGGACGCGCTCATATTCGAGCGCCATCAGCCGGTTGAACTCATCGGCGTCGGTCGGATCCCATTCCTGCGCGGGGAAGAGATCGAGCAAACGGCCGATGCCGAGCTGGATCAGATGGATGCTGGTCGATTCGAGCGGCTCGAGAAAGCCCGAGGCGAGGCCCAGCGCGACGACATTGCCGACCCATTGCTTCTTGCGCTTGCCGGTGACGAAACGGAGCTTGTTGGGATCGGCCAGCGGCGGCGCGGCGATCTCGCCGAGCAGGACATCAAGCGCGGCGTCATCCTCGATAAAGCCGCTGGAATAGACATGGCCGTTGCCGGTGCGGTGCTGGAGCGGGATCTTCCACACCCAGCCCGATTTCTGCGCGGTGGCGCGGGTGAGCGGCATGGTGGGGCCGACATTGTCGCACGGCATGGCGATCGCACGATCGCACGGCAGCCAGTGGCTCCATTGCTCGTAGCCGGTCTTGAGCGCCTGTTCGATCAGCAGGCCGCGAAAGCCCGAGCAATCGATGAACAGATCGGCTTCGACCACTTCCCCGCTTTCCAGCGTGACCGAGGTGACGAAGCCGGTTTCGCTGTGGAGCGCGACATCGACGACCTTGCCTTCCTGCCGCACGACGCCGCGCGCCTCGGCATACTCGCGCAGGAACTTCGCATAGAGGCTGGCATCGAACTGATAGGCGTAATTGAAGGTATTGAGCAGCGAGCGCGGGTCCTGGTTGGGATGGATGAAGCGATCACGCCGCGCCGCCTGGATCGGCAGCGAATAGTCTTCGAACGCGCCGCCCTCTCCCCGTGCGTGCATCCGCAGCCAGTGATGGTGAAACGGCACCCCGCCGATCTCCGCGCCGAACACGCCGAACGGATGGATATAGGAATCGCCGACCCGGCCCCAGTTGCGGAACTCGATGCCCAGCTTGAACGTGCCCTTGGTGCGGGTCATGAATTCGGCTTCGTCGAAGCCGAGCGTCGCATTGTAATGGCGGATGTGCGGCACGGTCGCCTCGCCCACGCCGACCGTTCCGATATCGGCCGACTCGACGAGTCGAATCGACATTCCGGAGGCTCCGAATTTGTTCGAAAGCGCCGCGGCGGTCATCCAGCCGGAGGTTCCGCCACCCACGATCAGGACGCGTTTTATCAACATTGCGCCACCCTCTCCCTTTGCACGATTGTTAGCGCTCCCTTCACCGGAGCGTCAACGCGCCCGGAAATCTGCCATTTTCTGATGATTGCGTTGTCAGAACGGCCCTTCTCGTTGCATTTTGGCCACGGAATCCGGTTTTTGTGTTTGCGGTAACAAGGTGGCTTGATCTTCGGACCAATCCTCCCTTACCTTAACTCGGACAACGACGCGCACTCATTTGATAGCGCTAACAACGGAGGGGAGGACGGCTTGATGCTCAAGCTCTATTCAAATCACAGGCCTGACAACGCTGCCAAAGGCCGCGCGAGTCTGCTGCGCGCGGGCGTATCCGCAGCGGCGCTGGCATGTCTTTCGGTCGCGGCACCTGCCTGGGCACAGGACGCTCCGGCACAGGAAGACGAAGGCGAAGCCATTGTCGTCAAGGGCTATCGCGCCTCGCTCCAGAGCGCGCAGCAGCTGAAGAAGAATTCGGACGTGATCGTCGACTCGATCACCGCCGAGGACATCAGCGCCCTGCCCGACCGCTCGGTCACCGAAGCGCTGCAGCGCATCCCGGGTGTGGCGATCGACCGCTTCTCGGCCGGTCTCGATCCCGATCACTTCTCGGTCGAAGGTTCGGGCGTCGTGGTTCGCGGCCTCACCTATGTCCGTTCGGAGTTCAACGGCCGCGAAGCGTTCACCGCCAATAACGGCCGCGCGCTGAGCTTCGCCGACGTCCCGTCCGAAATGCTTGGCGGCGTCGACGTGTTCAAGACGCCGACCCCGGACCGGATCGAAGGCGGCATTTCGGGCGTGGTCAATCTGCGCACCCGCCGTCCGTTCGACTTCAAGGGTCTCGAGATCGCCGGTTCGGCCGAAATCAATTATGGCGATTTCGTCGACAAGGCGACGCCTACGGGCTCGATCCTGATCAGCAACCGCTGGGAAACGCCGATCGGCGAATTCGGCCTGCTGGCCAACTTCTCCTATTCGCAGCTCAAGAGCCGCGCGGACCGTTTCCAGCTTTCGAGCTTCCGCATCCGCAACCAGTATGCCGATGGCGACGTGGTGGACAATGTCGGCGGCCAGACGCCGACCCGCCAGGTCTATTTCCCGCGCGGCGCCGTGCTGGGCACGCAGGAATTCAACCGCGAACGCTATGGCTATGCCGCGGCGGCGCAGTGGAAGAGCAATGACGGGTCGGTCGAGATCGTGGCGCAGTTCCTGCGTTCCGACGCGCGCCAGGCCTGGACCGAGCACACGGTGGAAATCGCGACCGACAACGTCGCGGGCAATGGCGACTCGCGCGCCGCTGCCGGCACCCAGCTGAGCTTCGGTGCGGACGGCATGTTCCAGAGCGGCACCATCACCGGCCCGACCGGCTGGCGCGGCGACCAGAACACCGGCTCGGCGCGCACGCCGATGCTGGGCCTCCAGTCGAACAACATCCGCCGCGACCAGGAATCGCGGCTTGTCACCGACGATTACGGCCTGAACGTGAAGTGGGACGTGAGCGACCGGCTGGGCATCGTGTTCGATTACCAGCATGTCGATTCGAGCACCTATCTGCTCGACAACACGATCTGGGCATCGACCTATCAGAACGCGTCGATCACGATGAACGGGAACGGCTTCCCGAGCGTCACGTTCGGCCCGCCGCAGGTCTGCAACGGCCCCTCGGCCAATGCGACCAACCCGCCGGGCACCGGCTTCGATTGCAACGCGGGCCAGCCTGCGGGCGGTTCGGGCAATCCGACCTATTTCGGCGCGGGCCACAACAGCTTCGCGGATCCGTACAACAGCTTCTATCGCGCGGCGATGGACCATATCGAGCAGAGCGACGGCAATTCCGACGCCTTCCGCCTCGATTTCGACTATTCGTTCCCGGAGAGCAATTTCCTGAAGTCGGTCCAGTTCGGCGCACGCTATGCCGATCGCGACCAGACCTCGCGCTTCTCCCAGTACAATTGGGGCGTGCTGTCCGAACAGTGGGGCAATAACGGCCCGATCTGGATGGACAATCTGGTCGATGGCAACAATGCCAACGGCCATACCCAGGGCACGACCTATGGCGGCGAAGCGTTCGGCTTCGACAATTTCTTCCGCGGGGCCGTCGCCAATCCGCTCGGCGGACAGCCGCGCCTGTTCTACGCCGGCCACACCGTCAACGATTATGCCGGCATGGCTGCCTTCTCGTCCGCGATCGCTCGCGAATGGCAGGGCACGAACACGAACTGCGCCGACGGCCAGGTTCGCAACGCAGGGTGGAACCCGCTCGCCAATCGCTGCGGCGTGGTGGCCGGAACGCCGTTCCTGCCGGGTGAAATCAACCCGATCCGCGAACAGAATTATGCCGCCTATGTGCAGGCCAAGTTCCGCAGCGAGTTCAGCAATGGCTGGACCCTGAGCGGCACGGCGGGTGTTCGCTACACCAAGACGGATCGTGATGCGGGCGGCTATCTGGCCTTCCCGAACCCCGGTTCGATCACGACCGAAGCGCAGTGCGCGGCGGTGCCGGTCGGGCAGAATCCGCCTGCGCTGTGCACCTTCCCGCTGGCGACCCGCGAAGCCTTCCGCAACTTCCAGAATGGCGGGCTGACGGCGAGCCAGGCGAGCACCAGCTACGAATACTGGCTGCCCAGCGTGAACCTGAAGCTCGAAGTGGGCGGCGGGCTCCAGTTCCGTGCCGCCTATTTCGCAGGCGTCGCACCGCCCGCGACCGGCCTGATCCGCAACTTCTTCAACGTGTCGGTCACGACCGTGCAGAATGTGGACTCGACCGGCGCGGCCATTCCGAACAGCTATCGGATCCAGGGCACGTTCAACGCAGGTAATCCCTACCTGCTGCCGACGACCGCCGATAACTTCGATCTGACCGCGGAATGGTATTTCTCGAACGTCGGCCAGTTCACCGTTTCGGCCTTCTACAAGGAACTGCACGGCGTTCTGACCAACGACACGGTCCGGCTGGACTTCACGAACAACGGGGCGACCTTCCCCGCGATCGTGACCACGCCGACCAACTCGCGGTCGACGGGCAAGATCAAGGGCTTCGAGGTCAGCTATCAGCAGACCTACGACTTCCTGCCCGGTTTCCTGAAGGGCCTCGGCCTGCAGGCGAACTACACCTATGTCGACTCGTCGGGCGTGCCGCAGAGCACCCTTTCGGCGACCGATCCGGATGTGGCCGCCGGCCGCGTGACGACGGTGGATACGGCGCTCCTGCCGCTGCAGGGTCTGTCGAAGCACACCTTCAACATCACGCCGTTCATCGACATCGGGCCGTTCTCGGCACGCCTCACCTACTCGTGGCGTTCGGAATGGCTG harbors:
- a CDS encoding tryptophan halogenase family protein is translated as MLIKRVLIVGGGTSGWMTAAALSNKFGASGMSIRLVESADIGTVGVGEATVPHIRHYNATLGFDEAEFMTRTKGTFKLGIEFRNWGRVGDSYIHPFGVFGAEIGGVPFHHHWLRMHARGEGGAFEDYSLPIQAARRDRFIHPNQDPRSLLNTFNYAYQFDASLYAKFLREYAEARGVVRQEGKVVDVALHSETGFVTSVTLESGEVVEADLFIDCSGFRGLLIEQALKTGYEQWSHWLPCDRAIAMPCDNVGPTMPLTRATAQKSGWVWKIPLQHRTGNGHVYSSGFIEDDAALDVLLGEIAAPPLADPNKLRFVTGKRKKQWVGNVVALGLASGFLEPLESTSIHLIQLGIGRLLDLFPAQEWDPTDADEFNRLMALEYERVRDFIILHYHATERDDSEFWNYCRTMTVPDSVAWKMELFRERGVVVNYRDGMFLEPSWLAVYLGQRVHPRHPDPLGDKVSDDEVIAMMAAMRGRYTQAAEAMPTHETVLAQLAARAA
- a CDS encoding tryptophan halogenase family protein — protein: MVRDIVIVGGGVAGWMSALALLRGLDGSGRNIALVDVAGPDASIGPFGPAESTLPGFARFLIDHGLDEAAMMRAARGSFTLGAAIAGWAGEGVTWFLPYGETGAPMGPVAFHQLAARYRATGQPLRLADFSLAAIAAQADRFARPSNDPRSPLSTLDYGLNLDKASFARLLQSAAKGVTHHAAPFRSAKISDRVESITLENGAEITGDLFLDCSGAQAVLASALSPFESWKHWLPCDRVIESANPAEGVPPSYTVAAAHASGWRRTVPLVGGQGDAILSSSAHADLGGVAFESGRRASFWTANCIALGAAASLVDPVHPVGLHLVRSGLRRLLMLFPNAAAGPEAAEYNRILHGEAERARDFVIAHYKTNGRFGEPLWDAARAMAVPEQLQYKLDLFASRGRVPMYDEEIFDRPDWVSLLDEQGLRPRRYDALADTIPEPALTQHFARLRQILIETAKTMPSHAEALR
- a CDS encoding glycoside hydrolase family 9 protein — encoded protein: MIRYATPLALALLLCGATTPNSSPERGGGPSEGWWRGPALNEGFAWGRGPSTTPLRVAVPLPVPGRHEELPAIRLNQLGFTPTSPKRAILASDSKIPLDWQLHDATGKPIRTGKTQPHGPDPLAGESVHIIDFTDFAIPGKGYTLHAGSFTSRPFAIAANIRGNLASDALAFFYHQRAGVPIEARYVGAKWARPAGHVTETAPCFAGTDLRGIVWPGCAYKLDVKGGWYDAGDHGKYVVNGGISLWTLQSAYEHLKSPAFADGKLNIPEAGNGINDLLDETRFEMEFMLAMQVPQGTKAMLPIGHFAREATVALTEVDAGGMAHLKVADRNWTALPMRPADDREDRLLYPPTTSATLNLAATAAQCARIWKGIDDAFAARCLTAARRAWVAAKNNPQVFATGNFTGSGGYGDNDVSDEFYWAAAELLATTGDPEFLAFVRNSPHHASDVVGEPGWPRTAALGTIALAMLPAPSAERDHARAVLVRAATGFAEERDKTGYRIPYAPSGYPWGSTSNLMNRAIVLAYAFEFTRDAKYRNAVVDSLDYLLGRNPLDQSYISGYGARPMLHPHHRFWAPSIDPSLPGPPPGVLSGGPNSTGMSDPVALGLKGKCAPMRCYADDVRAYALNEVAINWNAPLFWVAAWLDVPTSASARD
- a CDS encoding tryptophan halogenase family protein — protein: MNGEPIRQIVIVGGGTAGWMSAAALSKLVPAGVAVTLVESDAIGTVGVGEATIPPIRNFNGLLGIDEADFLRATKGSIKLGIEFVDWTREGHRYSHPFGEFGFDIEGVKFHHYWRKLVESGQASGIEDYNLCAVAMRQNRYTPPVADPGDARSRLNYAYHFDAGLYARYLRAYAEARGVKRVEGKILDVALNGETGFIESVALEGDRHVTGDLWLDCSGFRGLLIAGALKTGWESWKHWLQCDSAMAVPCAASGAEITPYTRSTAHEAGWQWRIPLQHRIGNGYVYSSADITDDAARETLLSNLDGEPLRDPFIIRFEAGRRSEIWAKNCVSLGLASGFIEPLESTSIHFIQTGVSKLLALFPDRGFSPVERDEYNRLSILQLEQVRDFVILHYHANQRRTGDLWRRTREMAIPETLQRKLDLFRGHGRFFRYEDELFAESSWVAVMLGQEVTPQGWDRLADALDPADIANKLDRIRAAFARATQAMPAHHLWLAQHAAATPDMKVPA
- a CDS encoding glycoside hydrolase family 43 protein, with amino-acid sequence MRRALLAATMLLSATSASAQTARFDWFDYKGSDPVETTLKPAATDYRNPILGGFYPDPSVTRVGSDFYLVTSTFSYFPGIPVFHSKDLVNWTQIGNAIDRPAQLDFKQLGLSRGVFAPTIQHKDGVFYILNTCVDCGWNFVITARNPAGPWSDPVFLPDLKYGIDPSLFFDEDGRTWIINNDTPADPPKYEGHRALWVQEIDLKTLKTFGPRTMVVDGGIDISTKPIWIEGPHIFKKDGWYYLSAAEGGTAEGHSQVILRSKSVTGPYVPGPNNPMLTQRDLPRDRAHPITSAGHAQLVTTPDGKWWATFLAVRPYEGDYYNTGRETFLLPVEWKDGWPTILERGKPIPYVHAKPALPAQPKRVTSGPMHVREEFDRGKLGPEWMMLRNPRSNWYGFDKGALVLTARPEGLGDNANPSFLGRRQQNMNGVAETLVRFTPGKNGDRAGLVALQSDDYWGFVGIGMEGGKPVLLVEGRAGDKEPATGRTLASAPLATRPGAPVWLRITASGTTYDFAYATTPGKWRTLASIDAKQFSTKTAGGFIGTTFGPYAKSGQ
- a CDS encoding tryptophan halogenase family protein — its product is MTEDNRLRHILIVGGGTAGWMTAAALARFLTDGFTKVTVIESEAIGTVGVGESTIPQIRIFNRLLGLDEDDFVRKTQATFKLAIEFVDWRRIGERYYHPFGPYGVDMGGVSFHAFYLRALAEGHGGRLDEYSLQALGAEEAKFSRPVPNAGNSPLADIAYAFHFDAGLYAKYLREYSEARGVKRVEGRIVDVKQHPETGFVQSIQTEKGETIEADFYIDCSGFRGLLIEQTLGAGYEDWSEWLMNDRAVAVPCTLGGSLRPVTRATARPAGWQWRIPLQHRLGNGHAYSSAHMSDDEATAILLDNLDGEPLADPLRLKFTAGRRRKSWDKNVVAIGLSAGFMEPLESQSIHLIQVGISRLMTLLPTRAMGEAEIGLYNRWMTWEYEKIRDFLILHYHATERDDTPYWDRCRTMQVSDYLAEKIAIFKSTGRVFREHDELFNDTSWYAVMMGQGITPGRYDPIVDEMPDEMFRSRMEEIRQVTRNSVHWMPGHFEFIEKTCKAAEFVWPGRA